From a region of the Helicoverpa armigera isolate CAAS_96S chromosome 14, ASM3070526v1, whole genome shotgun sequence genome:
- the LOC110380737 gene encoding golgin-45, translating into MDKLYSFNPKIMSKTRTAGDGMESDESTTETINNVGSKSTASPTRKDSLLPARLVQVYATKVIQSDKRKSINMKTPKFVPYEPYPAAVKPMTPQTASKGMKKSRNNMDINTLISQMSQMNTSLKEFKPRPKLNSTGDKTSLDIDTSNTEKAEMQKKIDDLTHENESLKEQLKQQVQVNKELKTMLVASMGEDLETQVQSLNEDKKHLANALLNSAQHLSTHQEQTEWLAGQCEVWRSKFLASSLMVEELAQCKKLLSDKTENLQQAIKQLLDERCRARDMMLCTYKNLYSLHEKWLENIAITEYVGNSKMYNRPIGNLNFNATIPHSTNILDMTSVNLKLSENISSSVEKQDISHLNSLPSVTEGEKNAENVMAMPLDVKKVNEAPVNALVHHAYSSSGNTVRPIASCVHCHGRVQLL; encoded by the exons ATGGATAAACTTTATTCTTTTAACCCAA AGATAATGAGTAAAACAAGGACGGCGGGTGATGGAATGGAATCGGATGAAAGCACAACAGAAACGATTAATAATGTGGGTTCTAAAAGTACCGCTAGTCCGACAAGGAAGGATAGTTTATTACCGGCTCGTTTGGTGCAAGTGTACGCTACAAAAGTGATCCAGTCAGATAAGAGGAAGTCGATAAACATGAAGACACCAAAGTTTGTGCCGTATGAGCCATATCCAGCGGCCGTGAAGCCGATGACGCCTCAAACGGCTTCAAAAGGGATGAAAAAGTCGAGGAACAACATGGACATTAACACCTTGATAAGTCAAATGTCTCAGATGAATACTAGTTTGAAAGAATTCAAACCTCGTCCAAAGTTGAACTCCACAGGTGATAAAACTTCCTTGGATATTGATACGAGCAACACAGAGAAAGCTGAGATGCAGAAAAAGATTGATGATTTGACTCATGAAAACGAATCTTTGAAGGAACAGCTGAAGCAACAAGTTCAG GTCAacaaagaattaaaaacaatgCTGGTGGCATCTATGGGTGAGGACCTTGAGACTCAAGTACAATCTCTCAATGAAGATAAGAAGCACTTGGCTAATGCCTTGTTGAATTCTGCACAACATTTGTCTACTCATCAG GAACAAACGGAATGGTTAGCGGGCCAGTGTGAAGTATGGAGAAGCAAATTCCTAGCAAGCAG ctTGATGGTGGAAGAATTGGCACAATGCAAGAAATTACTAAGCGATAAGACTGAAAATTTACAACaagcaataaaacaattgctGGACGAGCGATGCAGGGCGCGCGATATGATGCTATGCACATACAAAAACTTATACAGTCTACACGAAAAGTGGCTTGAGAATATCGCCATTACTGAATATGTGGGAAACAGTAAAATGTACAACCGTCCAATTGGTAACCTGAATTTTAACGCGACGATACCACATTCAACTAATATTCTGGATATGACATCTGTAAATCTGAAACTATCGGAAAATATAAGCAGTTCCGTTGAAAAGCAAGATATAAGTCATTTGAATAGCTTGCCTTCTGTCACTGAAGGCGAAAAGAATGCtgaaaat gtAATGGCAATGCCTCTCGACGTAAAGAAAGTGAACGAGGCACCAGTGAACGCCTTAGTTCACCACGCTTACAGCAGCAGCGGTAATACAGTGAGACCTATCGCTTCTTGCGTACATTGCCACGGCAGAGTCCAACTACTGTAA
- the LOC110380771 gene encoding glutaredoxin-3 — MSVTSLDTIENFQNFIRTPVLTVVHFSADWAEQCKQVTEVLKELLKLPEVQSNGSKVAVCDAEKLSEISLQFKIDSVPTVILFRNGTQIDRVDGADAAQITSKVKAHSTNKTALGDVAPVKLEDRLKALINRHNVMVFMKGNREQPRCGFSRTLIQILNGTGVPYDTFDILTDEEVRQGLKQYSDWPTYPQLYVKGELIGGLDIIKELQANGELDATLKP; from the exons ATGTCTGTCACTAGTCTGGATACAATTGagaattttcaaaactttattaG GACACCTGTGCTAACAGTAGTTCATTTTTCTGCTGATTGGGCAGAACAATGTAAGCAAGTCACGGAAGTATTGAAGGAACTGTTGAAGCTACCAGAAGTACAGTCCAATGGTAGCAAGGTAGCTGTTTGTGATGCTGAAAAGTTGTCTGAAATCTCATTGCAGTTTAAG ATTGACTCTGTaccaacagtaatattatttagaaatggaACACAAATAGACAGAGTTGATGGTGCTGATGCAGCACAAATTACTTCCAAAGTTAAGGCCCATAGTACAAATAAGACTGCCCTCGGAGATGTAGCTCCCGTGAAACTAGAAGACAGACTGAAAGCCTTGATTAACAGACATAATGTTATGGTCTTCATGAAAGGCAACCGTGAGCAACCTAGATGTGGATTCAGCAGAACTTTAATTCAAATCCTTAATGGAACGGG GGTGCCGTATGATACATTTGATATACTGACTGATGAGGAAGTCCGCCAAGGCCTAAAGCAGTACTCTGATtggcctacctaccctcaactATATGTCAAGGGAGAACTCATTGGGGGACTGGATATAATCAAGGAACTTCAAGCTAATGGAGAATTAGATGCTACACTGAAGCCTTAA
- the LOC110380781 gene encoding probable prefoldin subunit 5, with amino-acid sequence MATVSSAPAPGMHQIDLSKLNLQQLAQLKQQLDQEITVFQDSLHTLKIAQGKFMQSGECVEKMTPESKGKSILVPLTGSMYVPGTISDTENVLIDIGTGYYAQKDIAGAKDYFKRKVTFVTEQMEKIKMLGIEKSKVHKAICMMIEMKLQAQMQAAKPSTS; translated from the exons atGGCCACCGTATCAAGTGCACCAGCCCCAGGCATGCATCAAATAGATCTATCTAAGCTCAATTTACAGCAGTTGGCCCAACTTAAACAGCAATTGGATCaa GAAATTACTGTATTTCAAGATTCATTACATACTTTGAAGATAGCCCAGGGAAAATTTATGCAATCAGGTGAATGTGTTGAGAAAATGACTCCTGAGAGCAAAGGAAAGAGTATACTTGTACCACTGACCGGTTCTATGTATGTCCCCGGCACAATATCAGACACAGAGAATGTGCTCATTGATATAGGAACTGGCTATTATGCTCAGAAA GACATAGCCGGTGCTAAGGACTATTTCAAGAGGAAAGTGACATTTGTCACAGAACAAATGGAAAAAATCAAAATGCTAGGTATAGAAAAATCAAAGGTTCACAAAGCTATCTGTATGATGATTGAAATGAAGTTGCAAGCTCAGATGCAAGCGGCGAAACCAtctacttcataa